In Mycobacteriales bacterium, the following are encoded in one genomic region:
- a CDS encoding type II secretion system F family protein: MGALLGLALGSGLLLVEGGVSRRMPRARRRWLARRADLLRQAGFPAAAGRLVAIELLSGTVLASLAVVLTGVAGLAVVGFGLGLLVPSAVVRRAARSRTADRRALWPEVADSLASGVRAGLSLPEALAALGERGPEPLRPAFAAFGADHRTSGRTAEALDRLRDRLSDPVGDRVVETVRLAREVGGTDVGTVLRTLAAFLREDARTRAELEARQSWTVNAARVAVAAPWLVLVLLGSQPEAARAYGTATGAVVLGAGGLACVLSYRAMVRIGRLPTERRVLR; encoded by the coding sequence GTGGGGGCACTGCTCGGGCTGGCGCTCGGGTCGGGACTGCTGCTGGTCGAGGGCGGCGTGTCCCGGCGGATGCCGCGGGCGCGCCGGCGGTGGCTCGCCCGGCGGGCCGATCTGCTGCGGCAGGCGGGTTTCCCGGCCGCTGCGGGGCGGCTGGTCGCGATCGAGCTGCTGTCCGGGACGGTGCTCGCGTCGCTGGCGGTCGTGCTCACCGGCGTGGCCGGGCTCGCGGTGGTCGGATTCGGGCTGGGCCTGCTGGTGCCGTCGGCGGTGGTCCGGCGGGCGGCGCGGAGCCGGACCGCGGACCGGCGGGCGCTCTGGCCCGAGGTCGCCGACTCGCTCGCCTCCGGGGTCCGGGCCGGGCTGTCGCTGCCGGAGGCGCTGGCGGCGCTGGGGGAGCGCGGCCCGGAGCCGCTGCGGCCGGCGTTCGCGGCGTTCGGTGCCGACCACCGCACGTCCGGCCGGACCGCCGAGGCGCTGGACCGGCTGCGGGACCGGCTGTCCGACCCGGTCGGCGACCGGGTGGTCGAGACCGTCCGGCTGGCCCGCGAGGTCGGCGGCACCGACGTCGGCACCGTGCTGCGGACGCTGGCGGCGTTCCTGCGCGAGGACGCCCGGACCCGGGCCGAGCTCGAGGCCCGGCAGTCCTGGACGGTCAACGCCGCCCGGGTCGCCGTCGCCGCCCCCTGGCTGGTGCTGGTGCTGCTCGGCTCCCAGCCCGAGGCCGCCCGGGCGTACGGGACCGCCACCGGCGCGGTCGTGCTCGGCGCCGGCGGCCTGGCCTGCGTCCTGTCCTACCGGGCCATGGTCCGGATCGGCCGCCTCCCCACCGAACGCCGAGTCCTCCGATGA
- a CDS encoding PadR family transcriptional regulator, which yields MCWRANEDRGTVECVATNLNSTAAALLGLLHEGPMTGGELVAAAKERMEPFWSVTRSQVYRELPGLADAGYVRPGKLGPRAAQPYTITAAGKRAFRAWLAEGAGADHSRNPLVLKVAFGGYQQPGAVADLVADARGRHQEALAVGRSRVTKLKKDGSDPFTLATAEFGVAYERALLRWLDTVPTT from the coding sequence ATGTGCTGGCGCGCCAACGAAGATCGTGGGACCGTGGAATGCGTGGCCACCAATCTCAACTCCACCGCTGCCGCACTTCTCGGTCTCCTGCACGAAGGACCGATGACGGGCGGCGAGCTCGTCGCGGCCGCGAAGGAGCGGATGGAGCCGTTCTGGAGCGTGACGCGCAGCCAGGTCTACCGCGAGCTGCCCGGCCTCGCCGACGCCGGCTACGTCCGCCCCGGCAAGCTCGGCCCCCGCGCGGCCCAGCCGTACACGATCACCGCCGCCGGCAAGCGGGCCTTCCGGGCCTGGCTGGCCGAGGGCGCCGGTGCCGACCACTCGCGCAACCCGCTCGTGCTCAAGGTCGCCTTCGGCGGCTACCAGCAGCCGGGTGCGGTCGCCGACCTCGTCGCCGACGCCCGCGGCCGCCACCAGGAGGCGCTGGCCGTCGGCCGGTCCCGGGTGACCAAGCTCAAGAAGGACGGCAGCGACCCGTTCACGCTCGCGACCGCCGAGTTCGGCGTCGCGTACGAGCGGGCCCTGCTGCGCTGGCTCGACACGGTCCCCACGACCTGA
- a CDS encoding ATPase, T2SS/T4P/T4SS family, giving the protein MQAAMDTIESEVREQVRRRGLDPVQAPDGARALVEEVVADYADRVLTSALPPVGDRAQVTRAVLDAVAGFGPLQRWLDDPEVEEIWINEPGRVFVARRGRSELTTTVLTETAVAELVERMLRVSGRRLDLSEPFVDATLPDGSRLHVVIPDVTRRHPAVNVRKFVARASDVDDLVGLGMLPPPPGRFLTGAVVAGLNVLVSGGTQAGKTTVLGALLGAVPARERLVTVEEVFELRPAHADRVGMQTRQPSLEGTGAITLRRLVVEALRMRPDRLVVGEVRQAECLDLLLAMSSGVPALCTVHANSAREALLRVCTLPLLAGGNIPAEFVLPTVASCVNLVVHLGIDPGGRRRVREIIAVPGRVEAGVIETIGLYGTVAGRLVRAGGHPPWSDRFARHGLDLPALLGAS; this is encoded by the coding sequence GTGCAGGCAGCAATGGACACCATCGAATCCGAGGTCCGGGAGCAGGTCCGCCGTCGCGGGCTGGACCCGGTCCAGGCGCCGGACGGCGCCCGCGCGCTGGTCGAGGAGGTCGTCGCCGACTACGCGGACCGGGTGCTCACCTCGGCCCTCCCACCCGTCGGCGACCGGGCCCAGGTGACCCGGGCCGTGCTGGACGCGGTCGCCGGGTTCGGCCCGCTCCAGCGCTGGCTGGACGATCCCGAGGTCGAGGAGATCTGGATCAACGAACCCGGGCGGGTCTTCGTGGCCCGCCGCGGCCGCAGCGAGCTGACCACCACGGTGCTCACCGAGACGGCGGTCGCCGAGCTGGTCGAGCGGATGCTGCGGGTCAGCGGACGCCGGCTGGATCTGTCCGAGCCGTTCGTCGACGCGACGTTGCCGGACGGATCCCGATTGCATGTGGTGATCCCGGACGTGACCCGGCGCCATCCGGCCGTCAACGTCCGCAAGTTCGTCGCCCGGGCGTCCGATGTGGACGATCTGGTCGGGCTCGGGATGCTGCCGCCGCCCCCGGGCCGGTTCCTCACCGGCGCCGTCGTCGCCGGCCTCAACGTGCTCGTGAGCGGCGGCACCCAGGCCGGCAAGACCACCGTGCTCGGCGCGTTGCTCGGCGCCGTCCCGGCCCGGGAGCGGCTGGTGACCGTGGAAGAAGTGTTCGAGCTGCGACCCGCGCACGCCGACCGGGTCGGGATGCAGACCCGGCAGCCGTCGCTGGAAGGGACCGGGGCGATCACGCTGCGGCGGCTGGTCGTCGAGGCGCTGCGGATGCGTCCGGACAGGTTGGTCGTCGGCGAGGTCCGGCAGGCGGAGTGCCTCGACCTGCTGCTCGCGATGAGCTCCGGCGTTCCGGCGCTATGCACGGTGCACGCCAACTCGGCTCGGGAGGCGCTGCTGCGGGTGTGCACGTTGCCGTTGCTGGCGGGCGGCAACATCCCGGCCGAGTTCGTGCTGCCGACCGTGGCGTCCTGTGTGAACCTGGTCGTGCACCTCGGCATCGACCCGGGCGGCCGCCGCCGGGTCCGCGAGATCATCGCGGTGCCGGGCCGGGTCGAGGCCGGCGTCATCGAGACCATCGGGCTCTACGGCACGGTCGCCGGGCGGCTCGTCCGGGCCGGCGGGCACCCGCCCTGGTCCGACCGGTTCGCGCGGCACGGTCTCGACCTGCCGGCGCTGCTGGGGGCGAGCTGA
- a CDS encoding type II secretion system F family protein, translating into MSGALLGPAVLAGLVLVGVGVPRAPRLADRLGPYVSVEPRPPTRLAALAGTADRLLGGGESVRRRLAVLGDDRPVRDVRVEQLGYGTAGLVAGGAAGAALTVATGRSPAAVLLAVAGAAAGVLGRDVALTRRVRTHRAAVLAEFPVVAELLALAVTAGEGPVGALDRVCRLTGGVLAVDLGATLARVRAGAPLATALEELRDRAGVPVLARFVDGVLVALERGTPLADVLRAQAADVRDAARRALLESGGRREIGMLVPVVFGVLPTTVLFALYPGLAAVSALAGG; encoded by the coding sequence GTGAGCGGCGCGCTGCTCGGGCCGGCGGTGCTGGCCGGGCTGGTGCTCGTGGGGGTCGGGGTGCCGCGGGCACCGCGGTTGGCCGACCGGCTCGGTCCGTACGTGTCGGTCGAACCGCGGCCGCCGACGCGACTCGCCGCGCTGGCCGGCACCGCCGACCGGCTGCTCGGCGGTGGCGAGTCGGTCCGGCGCCGGCTGGCCGTGCTCGGCGACGACCGGCCCGTCCGGGACGTCCGCGTCGAGCAGCTCGGGTACGGCACGGCCGGCCTGGTCGCGGGCGGCGCGGCCGGCGCGGCGCTGACTGTCGCAACCGGACGGTCGCCGGCCGCGGTCCTGCTCGCGGTCGCCGGGGCGGCGGCGGGCGTGCTCGGCCGGGATGTCGCGCTGACCCGCCGGGTCCGGACCCACCGTGCCGCGGTGCTGGCCGAGTTCCCGGTGGTGGCGGAACTGCTGGCGCTGGCGGTGACCGCGGGGGAGGGGCCGGTCGGCGCGCTGGACCGGGTCTGCCGGCTCACCGGCGGCGTGCTGGCCGTCGATCTCGGCGCCACCCTGGCCCGGGTCCGCGCCGGCGCGCCGCTGGCCACCGCGCTGGAGGAGCTGCGGGATCGGGCCGGCGTCCCGGTGCTGGCGCGGTTCGTCGACGGCGTGCTGGTCGCGCTGGAGCGCGGCACCCCGCTGGCCGACGTGCTGCGGGCACAGGCCGCGGACGTCCGGGACGCGGCCCGGCGCGCGTTGCTGGAGAGCGGCGGTCGCCGGGAGATCGGGATGCTCGTGCCGGTGGTCTTCGGCGTCCTGCCGACCACCGTCCTCTTTGCACTGTATCCGGGGCTGGCCGCCGTGTCGGCGCTGGCAGGAGGCTGA
- a CDS encoding DUF4190 domain-containing protein, with amino-acid sequence MPLAPLALALSLLVAPVGVVLGIVALRRARRANEPGAGTAVAAIAVGTVVTVVYIVLAVLLVVLFVLLRHSETPLPPGLSN; translated from the coding sequence GTGCCCCTCGCACCGCTCGCGCTGGCCCTCTCGCTGCTGGTGGCGCCGGTCGGCGTGGTGCTCGGGATCGTCGCGCTGCGCCGGGCCCGGCGCGCGAACGAGCCCGGCGCCGGCACCGCGGTCGCCGCGATCGCGGTCGGCACGGTGGTCACCGTCGTCTACATCGTGCTCGCGGTCCTGCTGGTCGTCCTGTTCGTGCTGCTGCGCCACTCCGAGACGCCGCTCCCGCCGGGACTGTCCAACTAG